The following proteins come from a genomic window of Actinomarinicola tropica:
- the gluQRS gene encoding tRNA glutamyl-Q(34) synthetase GluQRS translates to MAVGRFAPSPTGELHIGNLRTALLAWLFARAEGSAFLVRVEDLDDRVADRAHEAGQLADLRAIGLDWDGDVVRQSERRELYDAAIDRLVAGGLTYECTCTRREIREAASAAHGEAPEGAYPGTCRRLDAAERARRAAEGRPAALRLDAQVASITFVDRVHGPYEGLVDDVVLRRNDGVPAYNLAVVVDDADQGVEEVVRGDDLLSSTPRQLHLADLLHAPRPAHAHVPLVLGPDGKRMAKRHGAVTLADRAAQGETPALVLSHLATSLGLAEPGELLTPGELVDRFDPTTLPRQPWIVDPDQL, encoded by the coding sequence ATGGCCGTCGGACGCTTCGCCCCGAGCCCCACGGGCGAGCTCCACATCGGGAACCTCCGCACCGCCCTCCTCGCCTGGCTGTTCGCACGCGCCGAGGGATCGGCGTTCCTCGTGCGGGTGGAGGACCTCGACGACCGCGTCGCCGACCGCGCCCACGAGGCCGGGCAGCTCGCCGACCTCCGGGCCATCGGGCTCGACTGGGACGGCGACGTCGTCCGGCAGTCCGAGCGGCGCGAGCTGTACGACGCCGCCATCGACCGCCTCGTGGCCGGCGGGCTCACCTACGAGTGCACGTGCACGCGCCGCGAGATCCGTGAGGCCGCGTCGGCCGCTCACGGCGAGGCCCCCGAAGGTGCCTACCCGGGGACGTGTCGCCGCCTCGACGCCGCCGAGCGGGCACGCCGTGCGGCCGAGGGACGGCCCGCCGCGCTGCGGCTCGATGCGCAGGTGGCGTCGATCACCTTCGTCGACCGGGTCCACGGCCCCTACGAAGGTCTGGTCGACGACGTCGTCCTCCGGCGCAACGACGGGGTCCCCGCCTACAACCTCGCCGTCGTCGTCGACGACGCCGACCAGGGCGTCGAGGAGGTGGTCCGCGGCGACGACCTGCTGTCCTCGACGCCCCGACAGCTGCACCTGGCCGACCTCCTCCACGCGCCCCGACCGGCGCACGCCCACGTGCCCCTGGTGCTCGGTCCGGACGGCAAGCGGATGGCGAAGCGCCACGGCGCCGTGACCCTGGCCGACCGCGCCGCGCAGGGAGAGACGCCGGCGCTCGTCCTCTCCCACCTGGCGACGAGCCTCGGCCTCGCCGAGCCGGGCGAGCTGCTCACCCCCGGCGAGCTGGTCGACCGCTTCGATCCGACGACGCTGCCGCGCCAGCCCTGGATCGTCGACCCGGATCAGCTCTGA
- a CDS encoding ATP-binding protein codes for MDALGRDEEMALLAARLRDRRLVTVVGPGGIGKTTLARTAAERAAQDFDEGSLTVDMTLVDDHEGVRESLAGQLGYASGRAMLQTPGDRPVLIVVDNCEHVLDEVADAVDQLLGSCEMPTVLATSRSPLELPGEVVVALGGLAVPPPGALDAPAVQVFVERARDAGVDLEPDEAIAELCRRLDGVPLALELAAARTRTMAPAEILRALDVGIEVLAPPRRRGTARHRSLRAAIDWSYDLLDPPHRRLVAGLAVFAGPFSVDAAHAVAGDPEGRADDTAEGLAALVDASMVMAEHADGATRFRLLETIRAHGAEVLDATGARTHHERRLVDHTIERATRILREGASGWSSSALTELLDAYGDLAAAVRWCVAHDEDPDRALLLVAVLWGVVHQAHTEEVGRLAQQVLERWPATDAPLRADAVATAATCRYMLGDLDGAVAMAEAELDVGRPSPFAPATLRRVVAQARRAAGDAEGAVEAFAATAATARSLGLVAMATEADAARAQVIADLGRVEEALDLARGAEEEARRHGSEVGVTWARAIQGSILLRSDVDAAATLLDRVLGEAHAIRYHAAASVVLRARALADVLRRDCPGAAARTLQMLEDLLAVGATDEMRAVLEVAAPTLELAGRTQVARDLAATALVLPVVSITASVGHELVPLQPGDGRILPVRDAIVIVRQELRVLLEPEGWDGVERRASATRRGTFRPDGDMWEVGLGDRTWRVRGTKGMHDIWRLLGSPSREVHSLELVGSAVDEAGTGPRLDETARRAYEQRVRELQADIDEADDRHDLARAERARLELDALVDELTSSLGLGGRARSSGSSAERARSTVTQRIRAAVRRIEAVDPGLARHLRASVRTGAFCCYEPEEPVAWVRGAPTQGTWAVCVRSP; via the coding sequence GTGGACGCGCTCGGCCGGGACGAGGAGATGGCGCTCCTCGCCGCGCGGCTCCGGGACCGCCGCCTGGTCACCGTCGTCGGGCCGGGGGGCATCGGCAAGACAACGCTCGCCCGAACCGCGGCCGAGCGTGCCGCACAGGACTTCGACGAGGGGTCGCTCACGGTCGACATGACCCTCGTCGACGACCACGAGGGGGTTCGGGAGTCGCTGGCCGGGCAGCTCGGGTACGCCTCGGGGCGGGCGATGCTCCAGACGCCGGGCGACCGCCCGGTGCTCATCGTCGTCGACAACTGCGAGCACGTCCTCGACGAGGTCGCCGATGCCGTCGACCAGCTGCTCGGGTCCTGCGAGATGCCCACCGTCCTGGCGACGAGCCGCAGCCCGCTCGAGCTCCCGGGCGAGGTCGTCGTCGCCCTCGGCGGCCTGGCCGTGCCACCCCCCGGCGCGCTCGACGCACCTGCGGTGCAGGTCTTCGTCGAGCGGGCGCGCGACGCCGGGGTCGACCTCGAGCCCGACGAGGCGATCGCCGAGCTGTGCCGTCGCCTCGACGGGGTGCCGCTGGCGCTCGAGCTCGCGGCGGCCCGGACGCGCACCATGGCGCCGGCGGAGATCCTCCGCGCCCTCGACGTCGGGATCGAGGTCCTCGCGCCACCGCGGCGCCGGGGCACCGCCCGCCACCGGAGCCTCCGCGCGGCGATCGACTGGTCCTACGACCTGCTCGACCCGCCGCACCGCCGGCTGGTCGCTGGTCTCGCCGTGTTCGCCGGCCCGTTCTCGGTCGACGCCGCGCACGCAGTGGCCGGCGACCCCGAGGGTCGCGCCGACGACACGGCCGAGGGTCTGGCGGCGCTCGTCGACGCGTCGATGGTCATGGCCGAGCACGCCGACGGCGCCACCCGCTTCCGGCTGCTCGAGACGATCCGCGCCCACGGGGCCGAGGTGCTCGACGCCACCGGTGCCCGGACCCACCACGAGCGCCGGCTGGTCGACCACACGATCGAGCGGGCCACGCGCATCCTCCGCGAGGGGGCGAGCGGGTGGTCGTCCTCGGCGCTCACGGAGCTCCTCGACGCCTACGGCGACCTCGCCGCCGCGGTCCGCTGGTGCGTGGCCCACGACGAGGACCCGGACCGGGCTCTGCTCCTCGTCGCCGTGCTGTGGGGCGTCGTGCACCAGGCCCACACCGAGGAGGTCGGCCGGCTGGCCCAGCAGGTGCTCGAGCGGTGGCCGGCGACCGACGCCCCGCTCCGCGCCGACGCCGTCGCCACCGCCGCCACCTGCCGCTACATGCTCGGCGACCTCGATGGCGCGGTCGCGATGGCTGAGGCCGAGCTGGACGTGGGGCGTCCCTCGCCGTTCGCCCCCGCCACCCTGCGACGCGTGGTCGCCCAGGCCCGTCGGGCCGCGGGGGACGCCGAGGGTGCGGTCGAGGCGTTCGCGGCGACGGCGGCCACCGCGCGGTCGCTCGGCCTCGTCGCGATGGCTACGGAGGCCGACGCCGCCCGGGCGCAGGTGATCGCCGACCTCGGTCGGGTGGAGGAGGCGCTCGACCTCGCTCGTGGCGCCGAGGAGGAGGCACGGCGTCACGGTTCGGAGGTCGGGGTCACGTGGGCGCGAGCGATCCAGGGGTCGATCCTGCTCCGCTCGGACGTGGACGCGGCAGCCACCCTGCTCGACCGGGTGCTGGGCGAGGCGCACGCGATCCGCTACCACGCGGCGGCGAGCGTCGTCCTGCGGGCCCGAGCGCTCGCCGACGTCCTGCGCCGTGACTGCCCGGGTGCGGCGGCGCGCACGTTGCAGATGCTGGAGGACCTCCTCGCGGTCGGCGCCACCGACGAGATGCGCGCCGTGCTGGAGGTCGCCGCGCCGACCTTGGAGCTGGCCGGACGGACGCAGGTGGCCCGGGACCTGGCCGCCACGGCGCTGGTGCTGCCCGTCGTCTCCATCACCGCGAGCGTCGGGCACGAGCTCGTGCCGCTGCAGCCCGGGGACGGGCGCATCCTGCCGGTCCGCGACGCGATCGTCATCGTGCGGCAGGAGCTGCGGGTGCTGCTCGAGCCGGAGGGCTGGGACGGCGTCGAGCGCCGCGCCTCGGCGACGCGCCGCGGCACGTTCCGACCGGACGGCGACATGTGGGAGGTCGGGCTCGGCGATCGCACCTGGCGGGTGCGGGGGACGAAGGGCATGCACGACATCTGGCGGCTGCTCGGCTCGCCCAGCCGGGAGGTCCACAGCCTCGAGCTCGTCGGCTCCGCCGTCGACGAAGCGGGCACCGGGCCCCGCCTGGACGAGACGGCCCGCCGTGCCTACGAGCAGCGGGTGCGAGAGCTGCAGGCCGACATCGACGAGGCGGACGATCGCCACGACCTCGCGCGTGCGGAGCGGGCGCGCCTCGAGCTGGATGCGCTCGTCGACGAGCTCACCTCCTCGCTCGGCCTCGGTGGACGGGCGCGGAGCAGCGGGTCGTCGGCGGAGCGGGCCCGCTCGACGGTGACGCAGCGGATCCGTGCCGCGGTGCGCCGGATCGAGGCGGTCGACCCGGGTCTCGCCCGCCACCTGCGGGCGTCGGTGCGCACCGGCGCCTTCTGCTGCTACGAGCCGGAGGAGCCCGTCGCCTGGGTGCGAGGTGCACCGACGCAAGGCACGTGGGCGGTCTGTGTTAGGTCGCCCTAA
- a CDS encoding iron ABC transporter permease — protein MTDAATADPTAVGSAPAGRRRQLPSAPVLAAAVVLLAVASVVHLTQGTSTVGAGDVVRLLFDWDQATWDVLLGSRLPRLVAALVVGAALGGSGAALQSVARNHLASPELLGVSAGAYFAVTAVAAFGVTLPLWAAGSVAFLGGLLAAALVMALAAGGAAGSTRLVLAGSAASLSLASGTSLLLILFQEETRGLFAWGSGSLLAVDMQASGRMAPVLVLGVLGLVALGGRLDMLVLGDDAATALGVRVRAVRVGATLLAVLLAAAAVTVAGPIGFVGLSAPVIARLVASRAPSLLRHAALIPFAAVVGSLVVVASDVGLRALVGAAQGVEVPTGAVTTLTGSLLLVVLARQHRDAGVARDAPAARWRSVRSRRRAVVVVGVLVALLGAAVLAGALLGGSTLLTGDIAAWLTGSAGTRTSFILDERLPRVGAAVFAGAALALAGTGVQAVSRNPLAEPGILGITAGAGLGAVVLTTSVDGAGIWWMAAAATVAAALTFVAVYAAAWRGGLSPDRLVLVGIGISAALGALTVVVLVTTDPWNTPKVLTWLSGSTYGRQFDHLLPVLASLVIAAPLLLAAHRRLDLLAIDDDVPRILGLPLERTRLVVLVLAVLLTATSVTAVGVVGFVGLVAPHAARALVGGGHRRVLVVACLLGAVLLSVADTVGRTVIAPAQVPAGLITALVGTPYFVWLLWRSRPA, from the coding sequence GTGACCGACGCGGCCACGGCGGACCCGACCGCAGTCGGGTCCGCACCCGCGGGGCGCCGCCGCCAGCTGCCGAGCGCACCGGTGCTGGCGGCGGCCGTCGTCCTGCTCGCCGTCGCGTCGGTGGTGCACCTGACCCAGGGCACCTCCACCGTCGGCGCCGGGGACGTCGTCCGCCTCCTGTTCGACTGGGACCAGGCGACCTGGGACGTGCTCCTCGGGTCCCGGCTGCCGCGCCTCGTCGCCGCGCTCGTCGTCGGCGCAGCGCTCGGCGGCTCCGGCGCCGCCCTCCAGTCGGTGGCCCGCAACCACCTGGCCTCGCCCGAGCTGCTCGGCGTGTCGGCGGGTGCCTACTTCGCGGTCACGGCGGTGGCCGCGTTCGGGGTCACGCTCCCGCTCTGGGCCGCGGGCAGCGTCGCCTTCCTCGGTGGCCTGCTCGCCGCGGCCCTGGTGATGGCTCTCGCCGCTGGCGGCGCCGCCGGCTCGACTCGCCTCGTCCTCGCCGGATCGGCGGCCTCGCTGTCGCTGGCGTCGGGCACGTCGCTGCTCCTCATCCTCTTCCAGGAGGAGACCCGAGGCCTGTTCGCGTGGGGGAGCGGGTCGCTCCTCGCCGTCGACATGCAGGCCAGCGGGAGGATGGCGCCGGTGCTGGTGCTCGGTGTGCTCGGCCTCGTCGCCCTCGGCGGACGCCTCGACATGTTGGTGCTCGGCGACGACGCCGCGACCGCGCTCGGCGTGCGGGTCCGGGCGGTGCGAGTCGGCGCCACCCTGCTCGCCGTGCTCCTCGCCGCCGCAGCGGTGACGGTGGCGGGGCCGATCGGCTTCGTCGGCCTGAGCGCGCCGGTGATCGCCCGCCTGGTCGCGAGCCGTGCGCCGTCCCTCCTCCGCCACGCCGCCCTCATCCCGTTCGCGGCGGTCGTGGGATCGCTGGTCGTGGTGGCGAGCGACGTGGGGCTCCGAGCGCTCGTCGGCGCGGCGCAGGGTGTGGAGGTGCCGACCGGCGCCGTGACGACGCTGACGGGGTCGCTGTTGCTCGTCGTGCTCGCCCGCCAGCACCGCGACGCCGGCGTGGCGCGCGACGCGCCGGCGGCACGGTGGCGGTCGGTGCGGTCCCGGCGGCGGGCCGTCGTCGTGGTCGGGGTGCTCGTCGCCCTGCTCGGCGCGGCGGTCCTCGCCGGCGCGCTGCTCGGCGGCTCGACGCTGCTCACCGGCGACATCGCCGCCTGGCTCACCGGCAGCGCCGGGACCCGGACGAGCTTCATCCTCGACGAGCGGCTCCCCCGCGTCGGTGCCGCGGTGTTCGCGGGTGCGGCCCTGGCCCTGGCCGGGACGGGGGTGCAGGCGGTGAGCCGCAACCCCCTCGCCGAACCCGGGATCCTCGGCATCACCGCCGGCGCCGGCCTGGGGGCGGTGGTGCTGACCACGAGCGTCGACGGAGCGGGCATCTGGTGGATGGCGGCCGCGGCCACCGTGGCAGCCGCCCTGACCTTCGTGGCCGTGTACGCCGCGGCGTGGCGTGGCGGCCTCAGCCCCGACCGGCTCGTGCTCGTCGGCATCGGCATCTCGGCCGCGCTCGGCGCGCTGACCGTCGTCGTGCTCGTCACCACCGACCCGTGGAACACCCCGAAGGTCCTGACGTGGCTCTCGGGCTCCACCTACGGCCGGCAGTTCGACCACCTGCTGCCGGTGCTCGCGTCCCTGGTCATCGCCGCGCCGCTCCTCCTCGCCGCGCACCGCCGGCTGGACCTGCTCGCCATCGACGACGACGTGCCCCGCATCCTCGGACTCCCGCTCGAGCGCACGCGCCTGGTCGTGCTCGTCCTCGCGGTGCTGCTGACCGCCACCTCGGTCACCGCCGTCGGGGTCGTCGGATTCGTCGGGCTCGTCGCGCCGCACGCCGCCCGCGCGCTCGTCGGCGGGGGGCACCGTCGCGTGCTCGTGGTGGCCTGCCTGCTCGGTGCCGTCCTGCTCTCGGTGGCGGACACCGTCGGACGCACCGTCATCGCTCCGGCGCAGGTGCCTGCGGGTCTCATCACCGCCCTGGTCGGTACGCCCTACTTCGTCTGGCTCCTCTGGCGGTCACGCCCGGCCTGA
- a CDS encoding SpoIIE family protein phosphatase encodes MEWRRYVDPDRPATQAIAVGLAYAALATSSFALFGASEIGVTFFPPAGLTFAVLLATPRRRWPPILVAIVVAEVTVDLANGYSLEAALGWATANVVEPTVGAWLASRISAPAIGRRFALAILVGGILVGPAAGASIGAATLSLFEGGDGWAALSDIWVGDALGVLIVAPLVLAVLRPATFTSVAVTWLDLAGTTGVAVVATVVVVGVGDPRLGYAAALALALPAARYGTRELAIAAVIFASVLTTATAHDVGPWAPGRTGADPQERLVEQQAFILLATAAAWFVKLEVTERVRAATIATAARADLREARRAALDREHLAAMNVALADLGSVDTLDALHEALPRHARSICDCSSVQLDLDVSARAVESTARPPRIALEGQRLVVPLRTPTASGSLVLERPGPRPWSGGDQIRAVAFASIVGDGIERVMRAETHRHIGLTFQDAIRPRVIGDDLGQIAHGLYRPATSGMYVGGDWYDVVVVEDGSELLTSIGDVAGHDLAAAAQMGRVASSARALAHAGHPPAEQLELLDELALQDEEALMATVVCARIDLKEGEMVYASAGHLPPMLRRAADGAVVILDDATSPPLTAKVGRGRPEGRVDVAAGDLLVLYTDGLVERRRVGIDERLAQLADALRALDGTAPHEVCDAVVTAMIPHGRHDDDVALVCIRIP; translated from the coding sequence GTGGAGTGGCGCCGGTACGTCGACCCTGATCGACCAGCCACCCAGGCGATCGCCGTCGGACTCGCCTACGCGGCCCTCGCGACCTCGTCGTTCGCGCTGTTCGGAGCCTCGGAGATCGGGGTCACCTTCTTCCCGCCGGCCGGCCTCACCTTCGCGGTGCTGCTCGCCACGCCGCGTCGCCGGTGGCCGCCGATCCTCGTGGCGATCGTCGTCGCCGAGGTCACGGTCGACCTGGCGAACGGCTACTCCCTCGAGGCGGCCCTCGGGTGGGCCACCGCGAACGTCGTCGAGCCGACGGTCGGGGCGTGGCTCGCCTCGCGCATCTCGGCGCCGGCCATCGGGCGTCGGTTCGCGCTGGCCATCCTCGTCGGCGGGATCCTCGTCGGCCCCGCGGCAGGGGCGAGCATCGGCGCGGCGACCCTCTCGCTGTTCGAGGGCGGGGACGGGTGGGCTGCGCTCTCTGACATCTGGGTGGGCGACGCCCTCGGCGTGCTGATCGTCGCACCGCTGGTCCTCGCCGTGCTGCGGCCCGCCACGTTCACCTCGGTGGCGGTCACGTGGCTCGATCTGGCGGGCACGACCGGCGTCGCGGTGGTCGCGACCGTGGTCGTCGTCGGGGTGGGCGACCCGAGGCTCGGCTACGCCGCCGCCCTCGCCCTGGCGCTCCCGGCCGCCCGGTACGGCACGCGCGAGCTCGCCATCGCGGCGGTGATCTTCGCCTCGGTCCTGACCACGGCGACGGCGCACGACGTCGGCCCGTGGGCACCCGGCCGCACGGGCGCGGACCCGCAGGAGCGGCTCGTCGAGCAGCAGGCGTTCATCCTCCTCGCCACGGCGGCCGCGTGGTTCGTGAAGCTGGAGGTCACCGAGCGGGTGCGGGCGGCGACGATCGCCACCGCCGCCCGTGCCGACCTGCGCGAGGCGCGCCGGGCCGCCCTCGACCGCGAGCACCTCGCGGCCATGAACGTGGCGCTCGCCGACCTCGGCTCGGTCGACACGCTCGACGCCCTCCACGAGGCCCTCCCACGCCACGCGCGGTCGATCTGCGACTGCAGCTCGGTGCAGCTCGACCTCGATGTGTCGGCCCGTGCCGTCGAGTCCACGGCGCGGCCACCCCGGATCGCGCTCGAGGGCCAACGCCTCGTCGTCCCGCTGCGCACGCCGACGGCGTCCGGCTCCCTGGTGCTCGAGCGTCCCGGGCCCCGCCCCTGGTCGGGAGGGGACCAGATCCGTGCCGTCGCCTTCGCGTCGATCGTGGGCGACGGGATCGAGCGTGTGATGCGCGCCGAGACGCACCGCCACATCGGGCTCACGTTCCAGGACGCCATCCGGCCGCGCGTCATCGGCGACGACCTCGGTCAGATCGCCCACGGCCTCTACCGCCCGGCCACGAGCGGGATGTACGTCGGCGGCGACTGGTACGACGTGGTCGTCGTCGAGGACGGGTCGGAGCTGCTCACCTCGATCGGCGACGTGGCGGGTCACGACCTGGCGGCCGCGGCGCAGATGGGCCGGGTGGCGTCGTCGGCCCGGGCGCTCGCCCACGCCGGCCACCCGCCGGCGGAGCAGCTGGAGCTCCTCGACGAGCTGGCGCTGCAGGACGAGGAGGCGTTGATGGCGACGGTCGTCTGCGCGCGCATCGACCTGAAGGAGGGGGAGATGGTGTACGCCTCCGCGGGCCACCTCCCGCCGATGCTGCGGCGCGCGGCCGACGGCGCGGTCGTGATCCTCGACGACGCCACGTCGCCCCCGCTCACCGCGAAGGTGGGCCGCGGCCGACCGGAGGGTCGTGTGGACGTCGCGGCCGGCGACCTCCTCGTGCTCTACACCGACGGGCTCGTCGAGCGCCGCCGGGTGGGGATCGACGAGCGTCTCGCCCAGCTCGCGGACGCGCTGCGGGCGCTCGACGGGACCGCGCCGCACGAGGTCTGCGATGCGGTGGTCACGGCGATGATCCCGCACGGCCGCCACGACGACGACGTCGCCCTGGTGTGCATCCGCATCCCGTGA
- a CDS encoding ABC transporter substrate-binding protein has product MTRPHLRRAVVAVALALALAACGTTEDDAADADDPAPEAAEPVTVVDARGEEVVLEDGPAQRVVALEWMQAEVAVTLGVMPVGVADVDGYTTWVSAAAPLDDTVADVGTRGEPSVDAVIDLDPDLILVEAGASEDVVDRLDDYAPVVVVQGSDASDNLGQMRTNVETIATALGKEAEAEEVLAELDAAIEDGAAALEEAGVAGDGFAMADGWMDGSTVSIRMFGEGSLMSDLAEALGLENRWTGEVDEMWGLGVTDVEGLTNIGDAHFFYSASEDDVFGDGLAGNPIWDSLPFVVDGDVHKLEAGTWTFGGPAAAQFFIDQVVEGLTG; this is encoded by the coding sequence ATGACCCGTCCCCACCTCCGCCGCGCCGTCGTGGCGGTCGCGCTGGCCCTCGCCCTCGCCGCCTGCGGCACCACCGAGGACGACGCCGCCGACGCCGACGACCCCGCACCCGAGGCGGCGGAGCCCGTCACGGTCGTCGACGCTCGGGGCGAGGAGGTCGTCCTCGAGGACGGCCCCGCCCAGCGCGTCGTGGCCCTCGAGTGGATGCAGGCCGAGGTGGCCGTCACCCTCGGTGTCATGCCGGTCGGCGTGGCCGACGTCGACGGCTACACCACCTGGGTGTCGGCGGCCGCGCCGCTCGACGACACGGTGGCCGACGTCGGCACCCGCGGCGAGCCGAGCGTCGACGCGGTCATCGACCTCGACCCCGACCTCATCCTCGTGGAGGCCGGCGCGTCGGAGGACGTCGTCGACCGCCTCGACGACTACGCCCCGGTGGTCGTCGTGCAGGGCAGCGATGCCTCGGACAACCTCGGGCAGATGCGCACGAACGTCGAGACGATCGCCACCGCGCTCGGCAAGGAGGCGGAGGCCGAGGAGGTCCTCGCCGAGCTCGACGCGGCCATCGAGGACGGCGCCGCCGCCCTCGAGGAGGCTGGCGTGGCCGGCGACGGCTTCGCCATGGCCGACGGGTGGATGGACGGCAGCACGGTCTCGATCCGCATGTTCGGCGAGGGCTCGCTCATGTCCGACCTGGCCGAGGCGCTCGGGCTCGAGAACCGCTGGACGGGCGAGGTCGACGAGATGTGGGGCCTCGGGGTGACCGACGTCGAGGGTCTCACCAACATCGGCGACGCCCACTTCTTCTACAGCGCCTCGGAGGACGACGTCTTCGGTGACGGGCTGGCCGGCAACCCGATCTGGGACTCGCTGCCGTTCGTCGTCGACGGCGACGTGCACAAGCTCGAGGCCGGCACCTGGACCTTCGGTGGCCCCGCCGCTGCGCAGTTCTTCATCGACCAGGTCGTCGAGGGCCTCACCGGGTGA
- a CDS encoding ABC transporter ATP-binding protein, producing MAITRAASALRAVDLRCGYGDVDVVTGACVDVRPGEVTALVGANGSGKSTLLRSMARLHTPTSGDVLLDGDTPALALSLREFARRVTLLTQSRPSPAGIPVRDVVAYGRHPHRHRWRGTDPDGAEAIAWAMEVTGVTPMADRGIDELSGGERQRVWLATCLCQRTSVLLLDEPTTFLDLRYQVEILELVRDLADVHGVAVGIVLHDLQQACDVADRVVLLADRAVLAAGPPEDVMTAELLSAAFGIRIDVHPDAETGVRRIHPVGRHTHRARQLA from the coding sequence ATGGCCATCACGAGAGCTGCCTCCGCCCTGCGTGCCGTCGACCTGCGATGCGGCTACGGGGACGTGGACGTCGTCACCGGGGCGTGCGTCGACGTCCGTCCCGGCGAGGTCACGGCCCTCGTCGGTGCGAACGGCTCCGGCAAGTCGACGCTCCTGCGGTCGATGGCCCGGCTGCACACGCCCACGTCGGGTGACGTCCTCCTCGACGGTGATACGCCGGCCCTCGCCCTCTCCCTCCGGGAGTTCGCCCGCCGCGTCACCCTGCTGACCCAGAGCCGTCCGAGCCCCGCGGGGATCCCGGTGCGCGACGTCGTGGCCTACGGTCGCCACCCGCACCGGCATCGCTGGCGGGGCACCGACCCCGATGGGGCCGAGGCGATCGCCTGGGCGATGGAGGTCACGGGGGTCACCCCGATGGCCGACCGTGGCATCGACGAGCTGTCCGGCGGCGAGCGCCAGCGGGTGTGGCTCGCCACGTGTCTCTGCCAGCGGACCTCCGTGCTCCTGCTCGACGAGCCCACGACGTTCCTCGACCTTCGCTACCAGGTCGAGATCCTGGAGCTCGTCCGCGACCTCGCAGACGTCCACGGCGTGGCCGTGGGCATCGTGCTCCACGACCTGCAGCAGGCCTGCGACGTCGCCGACCGCGTCGTCCTCCTCGCCGACCGCGCCGTCCTCGCCGCCGGGCCGCCGGAGGACGTGATGACGGCCGAGCTGCTGTCGGCGGCGTTCGGCATCCGCATCGACGTGCACCCCGATGCCGAGACCGGCGTGCGACGCATCCACCCGGTGGGGCGCCACACCCACCGGGCCCGCCAGCTCGCCTGA